A DNA window from uncultured Methanoregula sp. contains the following coding sequences:
- the ablB gene encoding putative beta-lysine N-acetyltransferase, producing the protein MKTCDVVLHRGRSIIQHGHFNNRVYVMKLAMEEIPDIIRFADDIAHKEGYSKIFVKVPESAVEIFSSAGYITEATVPFFFQGKESAVFMAKYTNPARKMIPDEAKIADTLSAAFGYSGERTPHSLPDGFSLMHAHAGDAADIAAIYRNVFRTYPFPIIDPDYIRETMQGSVRYYVIKKSHLLSAVASCDIDYGNRNVEVTDFATGPLFRGRGFASLLLHAMETDMKKEGILLAYTICRAGFGPINAIFAEAGYRYGGLLPNNTNICGSVESMNVWYKTLEVGNP; encoded by the coding sequence ATGAAAACATGTGATGTTGTCCTCCACCGGGGCAGGAGCATTATCCAGCACGGCCATTTCAACAACCGGGTCTATGTCATGAAACTGGCCATGGAAGAGATTCCGGACATCATCCGGTTTGCCGATGATATTGCCCATAAAGAAGGATATTCCAAAATCTTTGTCAAGGTGCCGGAATCCGCGGTGGAAATTTTTTCCAGCGCCGGGTATATCACGGAAGCAACAGTCCCGTTCTTCTTCCAGGGCAAAGAATCGGCAGTGTTCATGGCGAAATATACGAATCCGGCCCGGAAGATGATTCCCGATGAGGCAAAAATTGCCGATACACTTTCGGCAGCCTTTGGGTATTCCGGTGAACGGACCCCTCACTCGTTGCCGGATGGGTTCTCACTCATGCATGCCCATGCAGGTGATGCTGCGGATATTGCAGCGATCTACCGCAATGTCTTCAGGACATACCCGTTTCCCATCATTGACCCCGATTACATCCGTGAGACGATGCAGGGATCAGTCCGGTATTACGTGATAAAAAAATCCCACCTCTTGTCCGCAGTTGCGTCCTGCGATATCGATTACGGGAACCGGAATGTTGAAGTGACCGATTTTGCAACAGGTCCGCTTTTCCGGGGCCGTGGCTTTGCAAGTCTGCTTCTCCATGCCATGGAGACCGATATGAAAAAAGAAGGGATTCTGCTTGCCTACACGATCTGCCGGGCGGGTTTCGGGCCGATCAATGCAATATTCGCCGAAGCGGGATACCGGTACGGCGGCCTGCTT
- the ablA gene encoding lysine 2,3-aminomutase — translation MTTAPDIPDRTRQTLPPLDPARRFSDLKKDVKSTVKDLVSIFKGHYQGAEAHGDPALIQKCPEPENTPEYWKDWRWQVRHVVRDIDTFQQLLGIKFSPGEREELKKTIEKFPFSITPYYLSLIDVDDYKNDPIFKQAFPSPAELIVENYELADPLAEDKDSPCDCITHRYPDRVLFLVSNTCAMYCRHCTRKRKVGDRDSIPDRTKILEGIDYIRKNPQIRDVLLSGGDPFMLSDDYLDWILTEIRAIPHVEVIRIGTRVPVVLPFRVTDELVAVLKKHHPLWVNMQFNHPKEMTLSAQAAVARLADAGIPLGNQSVLLAGINDCPRIMKELVHQLVRNRIRPYYLYQCDLSEGISHFRTPISKGIEIMENLIGHTSGFAVPRYVVDAPGGGGKIPVFPNYLLTWSVHKVVLRNYEGMICTYQEPAHYERIFCNGDCIACKLQLNISRADESKIVGVAKLLADYDETTTLIPENTDRMERRHDENM, via the coding sequence ATGACAACTGCTCCCGACATCCCCGACCGGACCCGGCAGACGCTGCCGCCGCTGGATCCTGCAAGACGGTTTTCGGACCTGAAAAAAGATGTGAAAAGTACCGTTAAGGATCTTGTCTCAATCTTTAAAGGGCACTACCAGGGAGCTGAAGCCCATGGCGATCCGGCACTGATCCAGAAGTGCCCGGAACCAGAGAATACTCCGGAATACTGGAAAGACTGGCGCTGGCAGGTCCGGCACGTGGTCCGGGATATCGATACCTTCCAGCAGTTACTGGGAATTAAATTCAGTCCTGGTGAACGGGAAGAACTTAAAAAAACCATCGAGAAGTTTCCGTTCAGTATAACACCGTATTATCTCTCGCTCATCGATGTGGACGATTACAAAAACGATCCGATATTCAAACAGGCCTTTCCATCTCCCGCTGAACTGATTGTTGAAAATTACGAACTTGCAGATCCGCTGGCAGAAGACAAGGACAGCCCGTGCGACTGCATCACCCACCGCTACCCGGACCGGGTCCTCTTCCTCGTCAGCAACACCTGCGCTATGTACTGCCGTCATTGCACAAGGAAACGCAAAGTGGGTGACCGGGATTCGATCCCGGACCGGACGAAAATTCTCGAAGGGATCGATTACATCCGGAAAAACCCGCAGATCCGGGATGTCCTCCTCTCCGGGGGAGACCCGTTCATGCTCAGCGACGATTACCTGGACTGGATCTTAACGGAGATCCGGGCCATCCCCCATGTCGAAGTGATACGTATCGGAACGAGGGTCCCGGTAGTCCTGCCGTTCAGGGTAACGGATGAACTGGTTGCAGTGCTGAAAAAGCACCACCCGCTCTGGGTCAACATGCAGTTCAATCATCCAAAAGAGATGACCCTTTCTGCCCAGGCTGCCGTGGCCAGACTTGCCGATGCCGGTATCCCGCTCGGCAACCAGTCCGTTCTCCTTGCAGGCATCAACGACTGCCCCAGGATCATGAAAGAGCTCGTCCACCAGCTTGTCAGGAACCGCATCCGCCCGTACTACCTGTACCAATGCGATCTCTCGGAAGGTATCAGCCATTTCCGTACCCCGATATCCAAAGGGATCGAGATCATGGAGAACCTGATCGGCCACACGAGCGGATTTGCCGTTCCGCGTTATGTAGTTGATGCACCCGGCGGTGGGGGAAAGATCCCGGTATTTCCCAACTACCTGCTGACCTGGTCGGTCCACAAGGTCGTGCTCCGGAATTACGAGGGAATGATCTGCACGTACCAGGAACCGGCACACTATGAACGCATCTTCTGCAATGGTGACTGCATAGCCTGCAAACTCCAGCTGAATATCAGCCGCGCCGATGAATCAAAGATTGTAGGTGTGGCAAAACTGCTCGCCGATTACGATGAGACCACGACCCTGATTCCGGAAAATACCGACCGGATGGAACGGAGGCACGATGAAAACATGTGA
- a CDS encoding KamA family radical SAM protein: protein MNIKYVTSVSELDNMVGLAPKEREKMETVTDQFPFRSNEYYLSLIDWKDGHDPLRRIIVPDIRELTSGGSADPSCEKKYTKKPGLQHKYDQTGLLLLTDVCAGICRFCFRKRLFMSCERETVKDVSENIGYIREHPEITNVLLTGGDPLMLETRQIEPVLRELRKIPHVSIIRIGSKMLAYNPYRILNDPDLLGLLSRYSTPEKRIYLMAHFNHPRELTEVSRQAAEALRKAGVIVVNQTPILNGINDEPETLTTLFRQLSFAGISPYYVFQCRPTTGNHLFQIPVEQSYEILQKSYQACSGLAKRARFVMSHATGKIEIVGKTAGHVFMRYHQAAHPANIGKFMVFHANPMARWFDDYRHAQTDFEPKKVWLF, encoded by the coding sequence ATGAACATCAAATACGTTACATCAGTTTCAGAGCTTGACAATATGGTCGGGCTTGCTCCCAAAGAGCGGGAGAAGATGGAGACGGTAACGGACCAGTTCCCGTTCCGTTCCAATGAATATTACCTCTCGCTCATCGACTGGAAGGACGGGCACGATCCGCTGCGCAGGATCATTGTTCCCGATATACGGGAACTTACATCCGGAGGATCAGCGGATCCTTCGTGTGAAAAAAAGTATACAAAAAAACCCGGCCTGCAGCATAAATATGATCAGACCGGCCTTCTTCTCCTCACCGATGTCTGCGCCGGTATCTGCCGCTTCTGTTTCCGCAAACGCCTTTTCATGTCCTGCGAGCGCGAGACGGTAAAAGATGTTTCCGAGAATATCGGGTACATCCGGGAACACCCGGAGATCACCAACGTCCTCCTGACCGGTGGCGATCCCCTCATGCTCGAAACCCGGCAGATCGAACCGGTCCTCAGAGAACTCCGGAAGATCCCGCATGTAAGCATTATCCGGATCGGCAGCAAGATGCTTGCCTATAACCCGTACCGAATCCTCAATGATCCCGACCTTCTCGGTCTCCTTTCGCGATACAGTACCCCGGAAAAACGCATTTACCTGATGGCGCATTTCAACCATCCCCGCGAGCTGACCGAGGTTTCAAGACAAGCCGCCGAGGCGCTCCGAAAAGCCGGCGTCATCGTTGTCAACCAGACCCCCATCCTGAACGGGATCAATGATGAGCCGGAAACCCTGACCACTCTCTTCCGCCAGTTGTCTTTTGCAGGTATCTCGCCGTATTATGTCTTCCAGTGCCGGCCAACGACCGGCAACCATCTCTTCCAGATACCGGTCGAACAATCCTACGAGATTCTCCAGAAATCGTATCAGGCCTGTTCAGGTCTTGCGAAACGGGCACGTTTTGTCATGTCCCATGCAACCGGAAAGATCGAGATCGTCGGGAAGACTGCAGGTCATGTCTTCATGCGGTATCACCAGGCTGCCCATCCGGCTAATATCGGGAAGTTCATGGTTTTTCATGCAAACCCGATGGCCCGGTGGTTCGATGATTATCGTCACGCGCAGACCGACTTCGAGCCGAAAAAAGTATGGTTGTTTTAA
- a CDS encoding plasma-membrane proton-efflux P-type ATPase, which produces MDTAPDSLIPVQGSMKGLTRTEVTELHNQFGFNDLPEETKHPLLKFISYFWGPIPWMIEIAAILSAVIAHWDDFFIILLLLMTNAVVGFFQERKAENAIELLKKQLAPKARVLRDGTWQEIPARELVPGDLIHIRLGDIVPADAVLGKGNYLLIDESALTGESLPVEKRAGDTVYSGSIARQGEMDASVTTIGEKTFFGKTARLVQTKPPRSHFQAAVERIGNFLIILAIVLVSIVVIVALIRSASILNTIQFALILVVAAIPAALPAVMTVTLAVGAVALAKKEAIVSRLSAIEEMAGMDILCSDKTGTITRNSISIGDVRTFPGISEHEVIIAAALASKRESNDPIDTAIFSRYDHLSPNQFSADPEIVDFVPFDPVAKFSKATVRERSGSTFDTAKGAPQAIASLAGTDGTTASTLDGWVTGFAQKGFRALGVARTDSSGKWQYLGLIGLFDPPREDSASTITEAKNLGVNVKMVTGDHVAIAQEIAGQVGLGQNILPRTALIAGDGEKTRKQLESADGFAQVLPEDKFRIVKILQEGDHIVGMTGDGVNDAPALREADAGIAVAGATDAAKSAADIVLTKPGLSVIIDAIERSREIFRRMENYAVYRIAETVRVLIFLTLCIVLLNFYPVTALMIVVLAILNDLPIMMIAFDNAPVAPKPVRWQMNRILTLATILGILGVISSFFLLWVAREYFHLDAGVIQTLIFLKLAVAGHMTIYLARTGQQHFWERPYPSLPLFGTAEITQVVATLIAIYGVFMTPVGWALALIVWGYALVCFLINDQIKVLLFRKIHPYS; this is translated from the coding sequence TTGGATACCGCTCCAGACTCGCTCATACCCGTTCAGGGATCCATGAAAGGACTGACCCGTACTGAGGTAACCGAGCTTCACAACCAGTTCGGTTTCAACGACCTCCCTGAAGAAACGAAACATCCGCTGCTCAAATTCATATCCTATTTCTGGGGCCCGATCCCGTGGATGATCGAGATCGCTGCAATTCTGTCAGCAGTCATCGCGCACTGGGACGACTTTTTTATCATTCTCCTTCTTCTCATGACCAATGCGGTTGTCGGGTTTTTCCAGGAGCGGAAAGCGGAGAACGCCATCGAACTTTTAAAAAAGCAGCTTGCGCCAAAAGCGCGGGTTCTCCGTGACGGCACCTGGCAGGAAATTCCGGCCCGCGAACTTGTACCCGGGGATCTCATTCATATCCGGCTTGGTGATATTGTGCCAGCAGACGCAGTCCTTGGTAAGGGCAATTATCTCCTTATCGATGAATCGGCCCTGACCGGGGAATCCCTGCCTGTTGAAAAGAGAGCGGGCGACACGGTATACTCCGGTTCGATTGCACGTCAGGGCGAGATGGATGCAAGTGTCACCACAATCGGTGAAAAGACCTTTTTCGGGAAGACCGCCCGGCTGGTCCAGACCAAGCCCCCGCGAAGCCATTTTCAGGCTGCCGTCGAGAGGATTGGAAATTTCCTCATCATCCTGGCAATAGTGCTCGTCAGTATCGTTGTCATCGTTGCTCTCATCAGGTCTGCATCCATACTGAATACAATTCAGTTTGCCCTTATCCTCGTTGTTGCGGCAATTCCTGCTGCGCTTCCGGCGGTTATGACCGTGACTCTCGCCGTCGGGGCGGTGGCTCTTGCAAAGAAGGAGGCTATCGTCAGCCGGCTCTCCGCCATTGAAGAGATGGCCGGGATGGATATCCTCTGCTCGGATAAGACCGGGACCATTACCCGGAATTCCATCAGCATCGGGGATGTCCGGACCTTTCCCGGGATTTCGGAACATGAAGTTATTATTGCAGCGGCACTGGCTTCGAAAAGAGAGAGCAACGATCCCATTGATACCGCGATCTTCTCACGGTATGATCACTTAAGCCCGAACCAATTTTCTGCAGATCCTGAAATTGTGGATTTTGTCCCCTTTGATCCGGTTGCCAAATTCTCAAAAGCCACGGTAAGGGAAAGATCGGGAAGCACGTTCGATACAGCCAAAGGAGCGCCCCAGGCAATCGCATCCCTTGCAGGGACGGACGGCACAACCGCTTCTACGCTGGACGGGTGGGTAACCGGGTTTGCACAAAAAGGATTCCGTGCTCTCGGGGTTGCACGGACAGATAGTTCCGGAAAATGGCAGTATCTCGGCCTGATTGGGTTGTTCGATCCTCCCCGCGAGGATTCTGCATCTACCATCACGGAGGCAAAAAACCTCGGTGTAAATGTGAAGATGGTGACCGGCGATCACGTTGCCATTGCGCAGGAAATTGCCGGACAGGTGGGTCTTGGCCAGAATATTCTTCCGAGGACTGCATTGATTGCCGGGGATGGTGAAAAAACCCGCAAACAGCTGGAGTCTGCCGATGGGTTTGCCCAAGTGCTCCCCGAGGATAAGTTCCGGATTGTGAAAATCCTGCAGGAAGGCGACCATATCGTCGGCATGACCGGTGATGGCGTAAACGATGCGCCGGCACTCCGGGAAGCTGATGCCGGTATTGCCGTTGCCGGCGCAACCGATGCGGCGAAGTCTGCCGCAGATATTGTTCTGACAAAACCCGGTCTCTCGGTCATCATCGATGCAATCGAGCGCAGCCGCGAGATCTTCCGGCGGATGGAAAATTATGCGGTCTACCGAATCGCCGAAACGGTCAGGGTCCTGATCTTCCTGACACTGTGCATCGTACTGTTGAATTTTTACCCGGTTACCGCCCTCATGATTGTCGTCCTGGCCATCCTGAACGACCTCCCGATCATGATGATTGCATTCGACAATGCACCGGTAGCACCAAAACCCGTGCGCTGGCAGATGAACCGTATCCTGACACTCGCAACAATCCTTGGTATCCTGGGTGTGATCTCCAGTTTCTTCCTCCTCTGGGTGGCACGAGAATATTTCCATCTTGATGCCGGTGTAATACAAACGCTCATCTTCCTCAAGCTGGCGGTCGCCGGTCACATGACGATTTACCTTGCCCGCACCGGCCAACAGCATTTCTGGGAGCGCCCGTATCCCTCGCTTCCCCTTTTTGGCACGGCAGAGATTACACAGGTTGTTGCAACCCTCATCGCGATCTATGGTGTTTTCATGACGCCGGTCGGCTGGGCCTTGGCGCTCATTGTCTGGGGTTATGCCCTGGTGTGCTTCCTGATAAACGACCAGATCAAGGTGTTACTGTTCAGAAAAATCCATCCCTATTCATGA